The following proteins are co-located in the Paludibaculum fermentans genome:
- a CDS encoding cytochrome ubiquinol oxidase subunit I, producing MDSALALHRFHFAFTITFHYLFVQLTLGLALLIFILKTMALRTGNEHYNDTARFWAKIFAVNFALGVVTGIPMEFQFGTNWSRFSKAAGGVIGHTLGMEGLYSFFLESSFLGLLIFGEKIMGRVGHWFSALAVWVGSWLSGYLIVATDAWMQRPVGYELGPHGEIILNSWSALIFNDWAAWQFMHTILGGVVTGCFAMASLGAFYLLMGKHQDYGRTFLRVSVTTGLLATLLVAFPTGDQQGALVARHQGPTLAAMEGHFETGPAAPMAILGQPDVEQRRLDNPFVLPGVLSMIVHKRWDAEVRGLDAFPKENWPDNIPLLFYSFHIMVGLGTIFIAIMGLSALQLWRGKLFTFKPLLWALLLAMPLPYVANTAGWMTAEVGRQPWLIYGLMRTTAGFSNRVSSGNAMFTLFGFMGIYSVLLMLGLFLIWREIEHGPGSAPAAH from the coding sequence ATGGACTCCGCTCTGGCTCTTCATCGTTTTCACTTCGCGTTTACCATCACGTTTCACTACCTCTTCGTCCAGCTCACGCTAGGCCTGGCTCTTCTGATCTTCATCCTCAAGACGATGGCCCTCCGCACGGGCAACGAACACTATAACGATACCGCCCGCTTCTGGGCCAAGATCTTCGCCGTCAACTTCGCTCTCGGCGTCGTCACCGGCATCCCCATGGAATTCCAGTTCGGCACGAACTGGTCGCGCTTCTCCAAAGCCGCGGGAGGCGTCATCGGCCACACCCTCGGCATGGAGGGCCTGTACTCATTTTTCCTGGAAAGCAGCTTTTTGGGCCTGTTAATCTTCGGTGAGAAGATCATGGGCCGCGTCGGCCACTGGTTCTCCGCCCTGGCCGTCTGGGTCGGCAGTTGGCTCTCCGGCTACCTCATCGTGGCCACCGATGCCTGGATGCAGCGCCCCGTCGGCTATGAACTCGGCCCCCACGGCGAGATCATTCTTAACAGTTGGAGCGCCCTGATTTTCAACGACTGGGCCGCCTGGCAGTTCATGCATACCATCCTGGGCGGCGTCGTCACCGGCTGCTTCGCCATGGCCAGCCTCGGCGCGTTCTACCTGCTCATGGGCAAACACCAGGACTATGGCCGAACGTTCCTGCGCGTCTCCGTCACCACGGGGCTCCTGGCCACGCTACTGGTCGCCTTCCCCACCGGTGACCAGCAGGGTGCTCTTGTCGCCCGCCATCAGGGACCCACGCTGGCCGCCATGGAAGGCCACTTTGAAACCGGACCCGCCGCGCCAATGGCCATCCTGGGCCAGCCCGACGTCGAACAACGCCGCCTCGACAACCCCTTTGTCCTGCCCGGCGTCCTCAGCATGATCGTTCACAAGCGCTGGGATGCCGAAGTGCGCGGCCTCGACGCCTTCCCTAAAGAGAACTGGCCGGACAACATCCCCCTGCTCTTCTACTCGTTCCACATCATGGTGGGCCTCGGCACCATCTTCATCGCCATCATGGGGCTCTCCGCCCTGCAGTTGTGGCGCGGCAAGCTCTTTACCTTCAAACCCCTGCTCTGGGCGCTGCTGCTGGCCATGCCGCTTCCTTACGTGGCCAACACCGCCGGCTGGATGACTGCCGAAGTCGGCCGCCAACCCTGGCTCATCTACGGCCTCATGCGGACCACCGCCGGCTTCTCCAACCGCGTCTCCAGCGGCAATGCCATGTTCACTTTGTTCGGCTTCATGGGCATCTATTCCGTCCTGCTCATGCTCGGTCTGTTTCTCATCTGGCGTGAAATCGAGCACGGCCCCGGCTCCGCTCCGGCTGCCCACTAA
- a CDS encoding AAA family ATPase: MFTTVIIQASPERSPYIRALAADTRLLQLVREYPSVPAPYELTRIVHASAPEVILIDVGSGELALHCCSTIKGIDAGMPVIGVGCAPAMMQPARDAGFTTVLGESFTTEELSEAIHCSLVSLKGGPEEYLFSFLPSKAGSGASTVVLNTALALARDQKKRVLVIDADLRSSILSILLDVKLSSSIQTLLGSTDEIDQFKLRASTVTFEGVDFLLSSRSLDSRQPSWPQYFQLLNFVRGLYDTILVDLPELVNPASIELVRRSRKVYLVCTTEVPSLRLTQQRGEELTRWGVPDHRFGLLVNRWQTSDPSSAEIAKILGIQVLKRLPNDYPSIRKAQTEGRFVAPNTRLGKAFSEFAAALAGDVNAPPAKPAGLLSSLFSR, translated from the coding sequence ATGTTCACCACAGTCATCATTCAGGCCAGCCCGGAGCGCTCGCCGTACATTCGAGCTTTGGCTGCCGACACCCGGTTGTTGCAACTGGTGAGGGAGTACCCGAGTGTCCCCGCCCCTTACGAACTGACGAGAATCGTGCACGCCTCGGCGCCCGAGGTGATCCTGATTGACGTGGGCAGCGGCGAGCTGGCCCTGCATTGCTGCTCGACGATCAAGGGGATCGATGCGGGCATGCCGGTGATTGGGGTTGGCTGCGCGCCGGCGATGATGCAGCCGGCAAGGGATGCAGGGTTCACCACAGTGCTGGGAGAATCGTTCACTACGGAAGAGCTGAGCGAGGCCATCCACTGTTCTCTGGTCAGCCTGAAGGGTGGGCCAGAAGAGTATCTCTTCAGTTTTCTGCCTTCGAAAGCAGGCAGCGGCGCCTCGACGGTGGTGCTGAATACGGCGCTGGCGCTGGCACGCGATCAGAAGAAGCGAGTGCTGGTGATTGATGCGGACCTGCGCAGCAGCATCCTCAGCATCCTGCTGGACGTCAAGTTGAGCAGTTCGATCCAGACCCTGCTGGGTTCCACGGACGAGATCGACCAGTTCAAACTGCGGGCCTCCACCGTCACGTTCGAGGGCGTGGATTTTCTGCTCTCCTCGCGCTCGCTGGATTCGCGGCAGCCGAGCTGGCCGCAATACTTCCAACTGCTGAACTTCGTGCGCGGCCTGTACGACACGATTCTGGTGGACCTGCCGGAGCTGGTGAATCCGGCCTCGATCGAGCTGGTGCGGCGTTCGCGCAAGGTGTACCTGGTCTGCACGACGGAAGTGCCCTCGCTGCGGCTGACGCAGCAGAGAGGCGAAGAGTTGACCCGCTGGGGCGTACCAGATCACCGTTTCGGCCTGCTGGTGAACCGCTGGCAGACGAGCGATCCTTCGTCGGCCGAGATTGCGAAGATCCTGGGCATTCAGGTTCTGAAGAGACTGCCCAACGACTACCCGAGCATCCGGAAGGCTCAAACCGAGGGCCGGTTTGTGGCCCCGAATACGCGGTTGGGCAAGGCGTTCTCGGAGTTCGCCGCCGCCCTGGCGGGCGATGTGAATGCGCCGCCGGCCAAGCCCGCGGGCCTGTTGTCGAGCCTGTTCAGCCGCTAG
- a CDS encoding YgaP family membrane protein, which yields MTVDRYLRMIAGFFVMLSVALGVWHDPRWFYFTGFVGLNLFQSAFTNWCPMITILRKLGVKG from the coding sequence ATGACCGTCGACCGCTATCTGCGCATGATTGCCGGCTTTTTCGTGATGCTCAGCGTCGCGCTGGGCGTCTGGCACGACCCGCGCTGGTTCTACTTCACGGGCTTTGTGGGCCTGAACTTATTCCAGAGCGCTTTCACCAACTGGTGCCCCATGATTACCATCCTGCGCAAGCTCGGCGTGAAGGGCTAA
- a CDS encoding efflux RND transporter permease subunit has product MSETPKYGLAGRLAHGWINSKLTPLLIGASLLMGVFSVIMLPREEEPQIIVPMIDVMVGMPGASAREVEERVTKPMEKLLWEIPGVEYIYSTSSTGMSMAIVRFKVGEDEEKSIVKLNQKMHSNYDLIPAGATQPLVKPRSIDDVPILALTLHSARYNDFELRRVAAQVHDTIKQVSDVSEVTMLGGQRRALKVTLDANRLSGFNLSPLQVLGAIGQSNQKLPAGQAAQANRETILEAGAWLRNAQDAASLVVAVANGRPVYLRDVATVEDTGEDPTQYVQFASAGKFEPAVTLSIAKRKGMNAITVADHVIERVDALKGGMIPNDVSVTITRNYGETAAEKSNELLFHMGIAVVSVSILIALVLGFRESLIVFTAIPVTLALTLTVFYLYGYTLNRITLFALIFSIGILVDDAIVVVENIVRHTHLPSNNGRPLAEVAVEAVDEVGNPTILATLTVIAAILPMAFVGGLMGPYMRPIPIGSTAAMIFSIIVAFLVTPWAAVRLLKTGESHSANEPEDRFTAFYRHAMDRLLHVPVLRYGFLLMVVVLLLGSMSLVYFEFVKVKMLPFDNKSEFQVIIDMPEGTTLEDTARVTRQLAEATFAQPEVVNVQTYTGTASPYNFNGLVRHYFLRSGPNMADIQVNLLGKGDRKLKSHEIAKQVRERLLPIAHANHARIKVAEVPPGPPVLQTLVAEVYGPTAAGRDRLAAGILNIFDKTPGVVDADWYVEDPQPKQIWQVDREKAALNGVSTADIAQTLRLASAGMSAGLLHVDSAKEDIPITLRLDRATRSDFDRLRSLKVAGRTGNLVALSELVRVENTTSERSIYHKNLMPVTYVTADVAGIMESPVYAILNLGPKIAKLPVDGGYEIQQYTAHQPFEDSKYSMKWDGEWHITYEVFRDLGLAFAAVLVLIYVLVVGWFQSFLTPLIIMAAIPFSLVGILPAHGLMNAFFTATSMIGFIAGAGIVVRNSIILVDFVELRLKEGMPLDKAVIDAGAVRFRPMMLTAAAVVVGSIVILFDPIFQGLAIALMAGEIASLTLSRVTVPIVYFIANRRRQSV; this is encoded by the coding sequence GTGAGCGAGACACCCAAGTACGGTCTGGCCGGCCGCCTGGCCCACGGCTGGATCAACTCCAAACTGACGCCGCTCCTCATCGGAGCCTCGCTCCTGATGGGCGTCTTCTCCGTCATCATGCTGCCGCGCGAAGAGGAGCCCCAGATCATCGTCCCCATGATCGACGTCATGGTGGGCATGCCCGGAGCCAGTGCCCGCGAAGTGGAAGAGCGCGTCACCAAGCCCATGGAGAAACTGCTGTGGGAGATCCCCGGAGTCGAGTACATCTACTCCACCTCCTCCACCGGCATGTCCATGGCGATCGTGCGCTTCAAAGTGGGCGAGGACGAAGAGAAAAGCATCGTCAAGCTCAACCAGAAGATGCACTCGAACTACGACCTCATCCCGGCCGGAGCCACGCAACCCCTGGTCAAGCCGCGCTCCATCGACGACGTCCCCATCCTGGCCCTGACCCTCCACTCCGCCCGCTACAACGACTTCGAATTGCGGCGCGTCGCCGCCCAGGTTCACGACACCATCAAACAGGTCAGTGACGTCAGCGAAGTGACGATGCTCGGCGGCCAGCGCCGCGCCCTCAAGGTCACCCTCGACGCAAACCGCCTCTCCGGCTTCAACCTGTCTCCGCTGCAGGTGCTGGGCGCCATCGGCCAGTCCAACCAGAAACTGCCCGCCGGCCAGGCCGCCCAGGCCAACCGGGAGACCATCCTCGAAGCCGGAGCCTGGCTCAGGAACGCCCAGGACGCCGCCTCGCTGGTAGTCGCGGTCGCCAACGGCCGGCCCGTCTACCTGCGCGACGTCGCCACCGTGGAAGACACCGGCGAGGACCCCACCCAGTACGTCCAGTTCGCCTCAGCCGGCAAGTTCGAGCCCGCCGTCACCCTCTCCATCGCCAAGCGCAAGGGGATGAACGCCATCACCGTGGCTGACCATGTCATCGAACGCGTCGACGCCCTGAAAGGCGGCATGATCCCGAACGACGTCAGCGTCACCATCACCCGCAACTACGGCGAGACCGCGGCCGAGAAGTCCAACGAACTGCTCTTCCACATGGGCATTGCCGTCGTCTCGGTCAGCATTCTCATCGCCTTGGTCTTGGGCTTCCGTGAATCCCTCATCGTCTTCACAGCAATCCCGGTCACCCTCGCGCTCACCCTGACCGTCTTCTATCTGTACGGCTACACCCTCAACCGCATCACGCTCTTTGCGCTGATCTTCTCGATAGGCATTCTCGTCGACGACGCCATCGTGGTCGTCGAGAACATCGTCAGGCACACGCACCTGCCCTCGAATAACGGCCGGCCTCTGGCCGAGGTCGCCGTCGAGGCCGTCGACGAAGTCGGCAACCCCACCATCCTGGCCACCCTCACCGTCATCGCCGCCATCCTGCCCATGGCCTTCGTCGGCGGCCTCATGGGCCCCTACATGCGGCCCATCCCCATCGGCTCCACCGCCGCCATGATCTTCTCCATCATCGTGGCGTTCCTGGTCACGCCCTGGGCCGCCGTGCGCCTGCTGAAGACCGGTGAGTCGCACAGCGCGAACGAACCCGAAGACCGCTTCACCGCCTTCTACCGCCACGCAATGGACCGCCTGCTGCACGTGCCCGTCCTGCGCTATGGCTTCCTGCTGATGGTCGTGGTTCTCCTGCTCGGCTCCATGAGTCTCGTCTACTTCGAGTTCGTCAAGGTCAAAATGCTGCCCTTCGACAACAAGAGCGAGTTCCAGGTCATCATCGACATGCCCGAAGGCACGACGCTCGAGGACACCGCCCGCGTCACCCGCCAGTTAGCCGAAGCGACTTTCGCGCAGCCCGAGGTCGTCAACGTCCAGACCTACACCGGCACGGCGTCGCCCTACAACTTCAACGGCCTCGTCCGGCACTACTTCCTGCGCAGCGGCCCCAACATGGCCGACATCCAGGTCAACCTGCTGGGCAAGGGCGACCGCAAGCTCAAGAGCCACGAGATCGCGAAACAGGTCCGCGAGCGCCTGCTGCCCATCGCTCACGCCAACCACGCGCGCATCAAGGTGGCCGAGGTGCCGCCCGGACCTCCGGTCCTCCAAACCCTCGTCGCCGAAGTCTACGGACCCACGGCCGCCGGACGCGACCGCCTCGCCGCCGGCATCCTCAACATCTTCGACAAGACCCCCGGCGTCGTCGATGCCGACTGGTATGTCGAAGACCCTCAGCCCAAACAAATCTGGCAGGTGGATCGCGAAAAAGCCGCCCTCAACGGAGTCTCCACCGCCGACATCGCCCAGACCCTGCGCCTGGCCTCCGCCGGCATGTCCGCCGGCCTCCTGCACGTCGACTCCGCCAAGGAAGACATCCCCATCACCCTGCGGCTCGACCGCGCCACCCGCAGCGACTTCGACCGCCTCCGCAGCCTCAAAGTCGCGGGCCGCACCGGCAACCTGGTCGCGCTTTCTGAGTTGGTGCGAGTCGAGAACACCACCAGCGAGCGCAGCATCTATCACAAGAACCTGATGCCCGTCACTTACGTCACCGCCGACGTGGCCGGCATCATGGAGAGCCCGGTCTACGCTATCCTCAACCTCGGGCCGAAGATCGCCAAACTGCCCGTCGACGGCGGCTACGAGATCCAGCAGTACACCGCCCACCAGCCCTTCGAAGATTCGAAGTACTCCATGAAGTGGGACGGAGAGTGGCACATCACCTACGAGGTCTTCCGCGATCTCGGCCTGGCCTTCGCCGCTGTCCTGGTGCTCATTTACGTGCTGGTTGTGGGTTGGTTCCAGAGCTTCCTGACGCCGCTCATCATCATGGCCGCCATCCCGTTCTCGCTGGTGGGCATCCTGCCGGCCCATGGCCTGATGAACGCCTTCTTCACGGCCACCTCGATGATCGGCTTCATCGCCGGAGCCGGCATCGTCGTCCGCAACAGCATCATCCTCGTCGACTTTGTGGAACTGCGGTTGAAAGAGGGCATGCCCCTGGATAAGGCGGTGATCGACGCCGGAGCCGTACGCTTCCGCCCCATGATGCTCACCGCCGCGGCCGTGGTCGTGGGCAGCATCGTCATCCTGTTCGACCCCATCTTCCAGGGCCTGGCCATCGCGCTGATGGCCGGAGAAATCGCCTCGCTGACGCTGTCCCGCGTCACCGTCCCCATCGTCTATTTCATCGCCAACCGGAGGAGACAATCCGTATGA